The DNA region TCTGAACCCTGCAGTGTTTCTGAGTGTTGTGCCACCCCGTACTCTCTTCTGGGTCTGACCTTCGTGGTGTCCTATCTCGCTCTTGGACTGCTCAACCTATGCAAGTGCTACCTGGGAGGTTACATAGCTGTTCAGAATGAGAACGTCATGCACAGGTGAGGTGTTTTCTCAAGTTTTACACTATATCACCTATGAACTCCTTTTGGTCCACATTTAAACCTGTAATAGcagatttttttggccacttgtggcacaacattgacatattatcaccctTTAAGTTTACCTTGTTAGAAAACAGcttattatttacacatccagcagctaCAGAGGAACCTTattattcatttggagttgtgttttttttctttctatttataTAGAACCTTTTAAAAAGAAGTTACAAAGTGTTTCACAGGATACAGatgcagaaataataataaacataaatatacagcTATAAACAGAAAGgagacataaacaaatacagacgactcaataaaatgaataaatgctatCAGTCTGATGGTGTCAGTCACCACTGGGGGCCGCCAGAGTCACACAGGGAAAGCAAGGGATTTCCAAAGACAAACTACTAGTAACCGCTCAGGGAAAAGTTAACTAGAACATTCTCTCCCTTTGTTTACTTCCCAAACAGCAGCATTACTGTCACTGTAACCATTAAGGATGCAACTaccaattattttattattgcggattatttttttgattaatagATTATTGTTTTGTATAAAAGGTGActgaaattgtgaaaaataccCCTCACAATTCCCAAAATCGCATCTTCAAATTCTTTCATTTGTTCAACCAACAGTCCCAAACTCAAAGATAATTAATATCAGATATTTAATATCATAtaggacaaagaaaagcagctcaCTGTTTAGAAGCTGGAAGTAGTTAATGTTGATATTTATgcttaaaaatgacttaaatgattaattgattgtaaaaaataaaaaaaaattctgattgATTATCTGACAAGTTATTAATTCACTTATTATAACAGCATCATTATTTTAATTCTGTCTAGACATTTTGATTACAAAGGATTTATAATAAAAAGAGCAGTGTTATTCATAAGAGACGAAAATTTACGGCAAATGTGAAGTGATTCAGTAAATAAAGGCAAATATAATGTAAGCACACAGATGTTCAAGAAAGCAAATGTaagcaatgtaaaaaaaataattttaggAAAAAGTGATGTAGCTGCTGCACAgtataaacaaatattaaactTATATGAAGAGAGTTTAATTTGTAGTATAGTATTGTTTCTTTATGTGTTGTCTTCCAAAAAACAGCTGAAATGACCAGTATATTACAAGTCTAAAGTCAAAAGTGCTGCTATGTTACTTCTGCTCTGTCATGATTACAATTCTTTACGTTCCTTGTCTCCAGAGGCGTGACCGAAGGCGtcactctgctcctcctcgcTCTTCAGACGGGCCTGTTAGATATGCAGGCACTGCAGCGCACCTTCCTCCTCAGCATCATCCTCTTCATCGTGGTGACGTCAACTCTTCAGTCGATGATCGAAATAACAGATCCAGTCATTCTGGCCCTGGGTGCCTCCCGCAACAGGTAACAGTAACACCGGTTAAAAGAGTTTCTTTTGGCGAGATGCAGGTGaagcttaaagctgaagtaggccagattggagcaaatatgattaaaaaaaaaaagttatttttataaattctgacagtagtacatgaaacaggtaacctgaaaaaaatcatgtgtcctccggtgtcctctggtgcttctAACGGCATCcgcaagatttcatagaccggaggaaaacaagcaacgctctctctctgaaatgacctgtgattggtcaaagtctcccgtcacgggctagatttcttaaagcctgaaaacagagttatgatgagcagaagtgtagttatctctcagaacacttgaattacaatatgctgaaatagttattatggaatttttgcccaatgatgccaaaaatgtactgcctactgccactttaaatattTTAGCACAAAGTACAAAACGCTTTCAGAAGTTCTGTAAggattttgtgttgttttcttcatttctCCTGTGCTTCTGCTTCTAGGAGTGTGTGGAAACACTTCCGTGGCCTCAGCATGTGTCTGCTTCTGCTGGTTTTCCCCGTGTTTATGGCTTATAAAATCTCCCAGTTCTTCCACATGGACTTCTGGCTGCTTATACTGGTGTCCAGCTGCATGCTGACTTCCCTTCAGGTATGACTTTATATGTCCTTCTTGTGAAATGTTGAAGTAAGGAAGAGGGATTAGTCTTTGTGGCACATGAGggactttcattttgtgttggactaaagcagtagtgtttccgagcaccggAGTCCCAGagtagaaaacctctcattttactgcagcaggatcTGAccgtcctggttctggttctcctgtgcctACCTTCCCTCCAGTAGGCCCAGCAAAACGCCCTGATCGTGGATTTGTACCCGGTGGCACAGATGAtgagcattaagaataactatatagaaataccCAATCTTGTCGttgatggtctcgtttacttgcgtaggtcatatagaggcatcagtattaaattgagactgtttcataaccagttaaaagttcctttaAGTTCCATTTCTACTAAATGAAGTAAAATAACAACTAATAAGTTACTTTGGCATTAAATACTTTATTCAGATGTTTTGAATAGCTgacattttcattaatttatttctgaCTAAAGGTCCTATTTGTTAGACTTATTCCATCACCTATTCTTGAAATCTGTTTAATCAATGACAACTTCCTGAATGTGGGCAGTTTGATTGACACACTTAAAATACTGTTAATTATTTATACCCTCTATACGCTACACCGGGGCTCTCCACAAGGATATGGAGGAGCCAGCCAGTGGGAACAAATCCGGTTCCTCTGgtacattttaatgccactattccatcatatacaTTGTTCTTAATTATTGCATATTTCAgtgagtttgcctgcctgaATGTAAACATGAGGTGGATTATTGTAaaggagaaaatgtgttttgtcatcAACTATTTTGCTAATAGTTGTCAAACACTGAAGACGTCTCTACGCTCTCTCCTCAGAAGGACACAACCTCTCCAAGGtcggaaattaacttttttatcCAAATCCAGCAGCctcttgcatattttaccagcatttggctggtgctaatttccaaccctggcgCGCACACATTCATGAAGCGTGTGGGGACGGGACATATAGACAGATttttccatcatcatcatcattatgctTGCATTGTTTGGAAGCGGAGGCTAGAGCTCCTAAAATGTACACACATAGCAAAAAAGTTCATATAATAAAGTAGCCGGCTGGACTTAAATAAGTAGTTGGCTGTTTTATGGAAAGCTCTGCCTACACCGCACATCAAAAACGTTgatcggtgtttcccaaagtccaatatgacgtcctcaaatgtcttgttttgtccacaactcaaagatattcagtttactgtcatagaggaggaaagaaaccagaaaatattcacatttaagaagctggaatcagagaatttagacttcttttgtcttagaaaattactcaaaccgattaaacgattatcaaaatagtttgggattaatttaatagttgacaactaatcactTAATTGTGCAGGTTACAGGCACTATGCTGATCTACTCCCTCTTCATGGTGGAGCTGTTCCGCAGCGACCCGATCGAGAGCCTGGACGAAGTGATCTACTGGGTGAACGCCGTCAGCAGGGTGCTGGAGTTCGTGGTGGCGCTCTGCGTGGTGGCGTACGGCACCTGGGAGTCGCTGTTCGGCGAGTGGAGCTGGATGGGCGCCTCCGTCATCATCATCCACTCGTACTTCAACGTCTGGCTCAGAGCTCAGTCCGGCTGGAAGAGCTTCCTGCTCAGACAGGAAGCGGCGAAGAAGATCAACTCCCTCCCTAGAGCCACGGCtcaacagctgcagcagcacaacGACGTCTGTTCCATCTGCTTCCAGGTCAGTGGCACTGGGAACAAACTACACAACATGCTGTAACATCTAAAGCCAGATCATGGAGTGTCTGCACAAAACCACAAACGGGGCAGGCAGTACACGTGTGCAGAGGTTTTGGGGTTCAGGTTTTTAACTTATCGTCTTTTGGCTTCAGACCAGTTGTAGTGCCATAATTTCAGGGCTGTACAGAATAGTTCTGCGcagcttcttttttatttttatgcatgtctattaattttgtttaaatCTGGTACTTCTTAGTATTAGTAATATACtatagaattagattccagtggtggctgagTTGTTTCTGACTCgagtgatccaaacatttccaataactccagagcgttgtaaagtcctgaactcaacatttattgaaaagaaataatttccaaactttttaattttttgtttattctgcttcagtccatatttgttggcgtttagcctttcaaaagcgacattttcactgtggttaaaaaactgtttgctctcccactTGCCACACACAAAAGGAGGCGCACACCTGCATTAACGGGGCGGTGTAGCAGCAATCTAatagcaccataaattacatttatataacaacaataacaaaaaaatatctatttttcacaattttttggGGGCGatgatgtcataaaatatgacgacagacattcaaagctttatTTGAAAATCTCAATAGAAGCATTGAATGTAAAAATTTATGTATGTAAACAAATTAtgcaaacaatgttttttttttctttctcagctcaaataagactttttttttttcactctctaGTTGTTCACCCCCACTTTTACTTGCCATACGAGTTAGAGAGTTATTGATTCTATTTGAATTGAAGCTCTATATGATGACTTTTCCTTACTAAAATatcaaaatcaatgttttttttccagtgttgcAGTTCACTCCTATGGCACATAATAAAACATTCAGTCTAATTTAAGACATTTCCGATGCACATTGATACGAGTAATTCATTCTTTTGTTTCTAATGAAAAGATGTTCCTTCATCAACTGTGATCTGCCGAAACCaagcagtttattttgaaaaacctgTCCAGCTTGTTATCACACAGAGTGattcagcaaaaaaacaaatgaaaattgACCTAGCCTCTGTTTTGACCTGCTTAAATGTTTATCTTTTGTTCTTTACCGGTGATGTAGGATGTATTAGTTGGACTAGGGTTTGTTCCAAGAGGACAGTCAGTGCTTCCTGTTGTTTAAGACAGGTGGCTAAACGGGcacactgtacattatccagcGATATACTCATACTCAAAATATCATCACAATATCAACATAGAGTTAAACAACTTGTGACTCTTGGAAGTATTTCCCAGCGTTACGTTCACATGACAGAACATGTGACTTACACTACTGCGTATATATGCGGTATAGTACTTATTAACAATGCGTGTACCTTCAAGTCATGTTGATCCTGTTTTTCCAGTTAAGCCCCACCTCTCTTCGGGCCGTTCAGGGACGAATCTTTGGCCTTCagccatgtttttttgttaaaaccggttaatgatgtttttctttaccttgGCCTTTACAAGGATGACAAGTTTATTGTCAAGGGAGCAGCTACAGAAGATGTTGATAACAACAGTTGCAGAGAAGATGTTGAAACCCTGCTGTTTGTTGGTTTAAGAGCTTTTCACGCTGCTTTTTcaagaaaagaggaaataatAAAAGACTTTATTGACCCACATTGGGGAAATTCACATGTTACAGCAGCACAATGACTGCTGAGGctgaaagtagggctgcaattaacaaatgttttcattgttgaagaaattggaggtcgattaccatggcaacggtcagcactaataataacaaaagcaaaataataacattatagtgtgtttatatacagtaggttctccttgttttttgtacatgtaAATAATGTGTAAGAGTATTATAGATATGTTACTACTACATTAAGCCAAATACGGGTCTGCAGGTATTGTTGTCAAGTCAaatatgtctctcctcctcacaggaAATGAGCTCTGCTGTGATCACATACTGCGGACATTTCTTCCACGGCAACTGCCTCCGCAAGTGGCTGTACGTGCAGGAGACCTGCCCCATGTGCCACCAAACGGTCCGACCCACCCCGACAGGTCAGAGCTCGGCTTCAGGCGACGCCCCAGCAGATCCAGCTCAGAGAGACGCGTGGCTGGATCCGGCTGCACAACAAGAGGGAGATCAGAACCGGGACGACGGCGCGACCCAAGAGATGCAGAGCGACGCTGTAACTCCTGATGCTGCCGAGGATGAGCAGGAGGAGACTAAAAGCTTTGAGGATGGAGATTGTGCGAGAGAAGATAAAGACCAAACAGCTGAAGCTCACAGGGAAGCCGTCCATGGTCTTCGTTTCAGCTCCAGCGGAGACTTTGTTGGATTTGTCAGCACAGCGTCAAGCTGCTCTTCAGAGGACATTTCTAGTTCTCATGTGCTGCTGGGTAAAACCTCTCCTAACATGCACAACGAGGGCGAGGAGAGTGGCGAGGATGCACCGCCGTCATCGACTCTTAATGACCAATCTGACTCTAATGGAGTAGAACTTGAAGACAGCAGTACTTTCTGTCCTAGAGTGCCACAAAACAGTGAACATGACTGCTGTGATGGGACATCTAAATCATGGAACGGCCTCGATTCACCTGAATCAAACAAAAATCTCGAGGCATCAGGTGTGAGCCTCGTCGACAGCCAAACGTCTGTCAAATCATGTTATGAAAACTCAGAACTCTCAGACTGCATTGATGACCCTCTATGTCATAAAGGTAACGGCACATGTTCAGACTCGGATTGACTCAGAGAGGCTGGAACTGTCCCACAGATCCCCCGGCCGTCCTCCTCAGACGCCACCTTCTCTTGCACAAGCACAGACAACAGTGACTGACTGCCCTCTGCATCAGTGCCTTGGAAGGGTGTAAAAGGGTGATCCTCATAACGGGGATTTAAACACATTTGCCTTCTCTCTGTGAACCAATCAAACATTTGTCTTTTATCAGACAGTGTCATGAATGTGCTTCAGTTTAGCAAATAACATGCATCTGGTTTGAATATAGAGACTAAATTGTGTCGGGTAAAAATGATACCCTCGTTGTACAGAAATTGTAAAAGGATATATAGAAATTATGTGTAACTATAAAGCAATTATCTTGCATCAATATTTACGAAATTCTAGCAGGTTACAAGTAAAGATATTTGCTTAAAGAAATTAAGTTGCAtttcattctcttttttttcccagtgtttcctgtagagctgcaacgattaaacGTCTAATCGATAagttgatcgacagaaaaacAATCACCAACTATTCTGCTAATCGATTAAAAAGAAGATttcctgttttatatcatattaaactgaatatctttggttAACATTTAGAGACATCCCCTTGGACTGGGAGggtcactattttctgacattttatagatcaaacgattaatcaattaatctagaaaacaaCTGGCAGAtttattgataatgaaaataaacattagttgcagccttagttTCCTCGTTGTtcttatgttttgcatttttgtgaaAGCAATGTGACAAGGAAGGAAAAGCTTCAGCATTTGTCTTTGTTACTCATGAATCAGCCTTTTGTACTGCAAAGGTTCTCTGTCTCCCAgtattatatacagtgtatttttttaatttttattttactgtagtttCTATATGAATAAATTCATGACAGATGCACAGGGAGGCTGACGCTGTGTGCCAGATTTGTGAAGTCTAAACAGAATATTACTTCTGTAGCCG from Sebastes umbrosus isolate fSebUmb1 chromosome 16, fSebUmb1.pri, whole genome shotgun sequence includes:
- the zmp:0000000662 gene encoding RING finger protein 145, which codes for MPRLEELANVALRVPSILVLDLLYKCDIDGLTEHLRAKNEDLLFKYKYVIWNMYYIGHLINVVVLVLPLRHIVTLYLHILAALLLYMGHQISKDYVREELQYGYEGAVYLDSLAFNRFVSAMTSQIILSTLCAFLMKTRKVWLFSAHMLPLLARLCAAHHATLLTVNTLSMGLTAAGITVFLLSHLFVPYRLAKAAYSELLQLEVIELYRLLAVGISLWNQFAVPVLFSVFWFVLFIVQLCSDTMSGNASAGHQGIMFFLLTSVSECCATPYSLLGLTFVVSYLALGLLNLCKCYLGGYIAVQNENVMHRGVTEGVTLLLLALQTGLLDMQALQRTFLLSIILFIVVTSTLQSMIEITDPVILALGASRNRSVWKHFRGLSMCLLLLVFPVFMAYKISQFFHMDFWLLILVSSCMLTSLQVTGTMLIYSLFMVELFRSDPIESLDEVIYWVNAVSRVLEFVVALCVVAYGTWESLFGEWSWMGASVIIIHSYFNVWLRAQSGWKSFLLRQEAAKKINSLPRATAQQLQQHNDVCSICFQEMSSAVITYCGHFFHGNCLRKWLYVQETCPMCHQTVRPTPTGQSSASGDAPADPAQRDAWLDPAAQQEGDQNRDDGATQEMQSDAVTPDAAEDEQEETKSFEDGDCAREDKDQTAEAHREAVHGLRFSSSGDFVGFVSTASSCSSEDISSSHVLLGKTSPNMHNEGEESGEDAPPSSTLNDQSDSNGVELEDSSTFCPRVPQNSEHDCCDGTSKSWNGLDSPESNKNLEASGVSLVDSQTSVKSCYENSELSDCIDDPLCHKGNGTCSDSD